A window from Photobacterium leiognathi encodes these proteins:
- the ebgA gene encoding beta-galactosidase subunit alpha produces MNNWENFQHLHENRMAPRAYFFSYDSVKQAATFQRELSSRFMLLSSQWQFEYFLNPLLVPEEFYSQPMTQWGQITVPNMWQMEGHGDLQYTDEGFPFPIDVPFVPSDNPTGAYQRTFTLGADWNDKQTIIKFDGVETYFEVYVNGQYVGFSKGSRLTAEFDISAFVQQGNNLLSVRVMQWADSTYIEDQDMWWTAGIFRDVYLVGKEQLHVRDITVRTDFDSAYQNATLSCDVELENLTASAQTALVEYQLMDGTTLIAEGAVADLYVADSANAQFAIDVTAPVQWNAENPYLYQLLLTLKDSQGNVLEVIPQRVGFRDIKVRDGLFYINNKYVMLHGVNRHDNDHLKGRAMGMDRVEKDLVLMKQHNINSVRTAHYPNDPRFYELCDIYGLFVMAETDVETHGFANVGDLSRITDDAEWETVFVDRAVRHVHAQKNHPSIIMWSMGNESGYGCNIRAMYAATKVIDDTRLVHYEEDRDAEVVDVISTMYSRAQLMNHFGEFPHAKPRIICEYAHAMGNGPGGLTEYQNVFYKHDHIQGHYVWEWCDHGILARDENGTEFYKYGGDYNDYPNNYNFCMDGLIYPDQTPGPGLKEYKQVIAPVKIREVDAKQGQFMVENKLWFSNIDDYTITVEVRAEGETLSVEQIKLMDLAENSERMITLAWPELDEREVFVNFTVRKDSRTRYSAANHDIAVYQFELKANTAQLESFVNHNATELAIEETRLDYVVKGYNFALNFSKVNGKLTSWLVDGKELIQSSPKLNFFKPMIDNHKQEYEGLWHPAHLQIMQEHFRSLNVEMIDGKCEITVTSIISPPVFDFGMRCHYRYQVNAQGQLNVELSGERYGDYPHVIPVIGLDLGINGEFDQVQYYGRGPEENYQDSRQANMIDVYSTTVADMFENYPFPQNNGNRQHVRWAALADKHGTGVLVKPQQEINFSAWFYTNQNLHQAQHTHELEKSGYITLNLDHQVMGLGSNSWGSEVLDSYRVYMDSFRYGLTILPFTAGDCRPQALANHDFDSAFFTTTAPQTNKA; encoded by the coding sequence GTGAACAACTGGGAAAATTTCCAACATCTGCATGAGAACCGCATGGCACCACGTGCTTATTTCTTCTCATACGATTCAGTTAAGCAAGCAGCGACTTTTCAACGTGAACTAAGTAGCCGTTTTATGCTGCTTAGTAGTCAGTGGCAATTTGAATACTTTTTAAATCCATTATTAGTACCAGAAGAATTTTACAGCCAGCCAATGACGCAGTGGGGACAAATCACGGTTCCTAACATGTGGCAAATGGAAGGTCATGGCGATCTTCAATACACAGATGAAGGTTTCCCGTTCCCAATTGATGTACCGTTTGTGCCATCTGATAACCCAACTGGCGCTTACCAACGCACATTTACATTAGGTGCGGATTGGAACGACAAACAAACCATTATCAAGTTTGACGGTGTTGAAACCTACTTTGAAGTGTATGTGAACGGTCAATATGTTGGCTTTAGTAAAGGTAGCCGTTTAACCGCAGAATTTGATATCAGCGCATTCGTGCAGCAAGGCAATAACTTACTGTCTGTTCGTGTGATGCAGTGGGCGGATTCTACTTACATTGAAGATCAGGACATGTGGTGGACTGCGGGTATTTTCCGTGATGTTTACCTTGTGGGTAAAGAGCAGTTACACGTGCGTGATATTACGGTACGTACTGACTTTGATAGCGCATACCAAAACGCCACATTAAGCTGTGATGTTGAGTTAGAAAACTTAACGGCAAGCGCACAAACTGCATTGGTTGAATACCAATTAATGGATGGCACAACACTTATCGCTGAAGGCGCTGTGGCTGATCTTTATGTTGCTGATAGTGCTAATGCGCAGTTTGCTATTGATGTGACAGCGCCAGTGCAATGGAACGCTGAAAACCCATACCTTTACCAACTACTACTGACGCTAAAAGACAGCCAAGGCAATGTATTGGAAGTGATCCCGCAGCGTGTTGGTTTCCGTGACATTAAAGTGCGTGATGGTCTGTTCTACATCAACAACAAATACGTGATGCTACACGGTGTGAACCGCCACGATAACGATCATCTTAAAGGTCGTGCGATGGGTATGGATCGTGTGGAAAAAGATTTAGTGCTAATGAAACAGCACAACATTAACTCTGTACGTACGGCTCACTATCCAAATGATCCACGTTTCTACGAGTTATGTGACATTTACGGTCTGTTTGTAATGGCGGAAACCGATGTGGAAACACACGGCTTTGCTAACGTCGGCGATTTAAGCCGTATTACCGATGACGCTGAATGGGAAACTGTGTTTGTTGATCGTGCTGTGCGTCATGTTCACGCTCAGAAAAACCATCCGTCAATCATTATGTGGTCTATGGGTAATGAATCAGGCTACGGCTGTAACATTCGTGCTATGTATGCGGCAACTAAAGTGATTGATGACACTCGCTTAGTGCATTACGAAGAAGATCGTGACGCTGAAGTGGTGGATGTGATCTCTACGATGTACTCACGTGCGCAATTGATGAATCACTTTGGTGAATTCCCACATGCGAAACCTCGCATTATCTGTGAATACGCCCACGCAATGGGTAACGGTCCTGGTGGTTTAACGGAATACCAAAACGTGTTCTACAAGCACGATCATATTCAAGGTCACTACGTATGGGAATGGTGTGATCACGGCATTCTAGCTCGTGATGAAAACGGCACTGAATTCTATAAATACGGCGGTGATTACAACGATTACCCGAATAATTACAACTTCTGTATGGATGGTTTGATTTACCCAGATCAAACACCAGGCCCTGGCTTGAAAGAATATAAGCAAGTGATTGCGCCAGTGAAAATCCGTGAAGTGGATGCGAAACAAGGTCAATTCATGGTTGAGAATAAATTGTGGTTCTCGAACATTGATGATTACACCATTACCGTAGAAGTGCGTGCTGAAGGTGAAACCTTATCCGTTGAGCAGATCAAACTAATGGATCTGGCTGAAAACTCAGAGCGGATGATCACACTAGCGTGGCCTGAGCTTGATGAGCGTGAAGTGTTTGTTAATTTCACTGTGCGTAAAGATTCTCGCACTCGTTACAGTGCAGCAAACCATGATATTGCGGTTTACCAGTTCGAGCTAAAAGCGAATACCGCACAGTTGGAAAGCTTTGTTAATCACAATGCGACTGAATTAGCGATTGAAGAAACACGCTTAGATTATGTGGTGAAAGGTTATAACTTTGCGCTTAACTTCTCGAAAGTGAACGGTAAGTTAACGTCATGGTTAGTTGATGGTAAAGAGTTGATTCAATCTTCGCCTAAGCTGAATTTCTTTAAACCAATGATCGATAACCACAAGCAAGAATATGAAGGTCTGTGGCATCCGGCTCACTTGCAAATCATGCAAGAGCACTTCCGTAGCCTTAATGTGGAAATGATCGATGGTAAGTGTGAAATCACTGTCACTAGCATTATTTCACCGCCAGTGTTTGATTTTGGTATGCGTTGTCATTACCGCTACCAAGTCAATGCACAAGGTCAGTTAAATGTGGAATTAAGTGGTGAGCGTTACGGTGACTACCCACATGTGATCCCAGTGATTGGTTTGGATTTGGGCATTAATGGCGAGTTTGATCAGGTGCAATACTACGGTCGTGGGCCTGAAGAAAATTACCAAGATAGTCGCCAAGCTAACATGATTGATGTCTACAGCACCACGGTTGCCGACATGTTTGAAAACTACCCGTTCCCACAAAATAACGGTAACCGCCAGCACGTTCGTTGGGCTGCATTGGCTGATAAACATGGCACAGGTGTATTAGTGAAACCACAGCAAGAAATAAACTTCAGTGCATGGTTCTACACTAACCAAAACCTTCACCAAGCACAGCATACCCATGAGCTTGAGAAGAGTGGTTACATCACTCTAAACCTAGATCACCAAGTAATGGGCTTAGGCTCTAACTCTTGGGGTAGTGAAGTGCTGGATTCATACCGTGTGTACATGGATAGTTTCCGTTACGGTTTAACGATTCTGCCATTTACAGCTGGCGATTGCCGACCACAAGCATTGGCAAATCATGACTTTGACTCAGCATTTTTCACAACAACGGCTCCACAAACGAATAAGGCGTAA